The following proteins are encoded in a genomic region of Spirosoma sp. SC4-14:
- a CDS encoding DegT/DnrJ/EryC1/StrS family aminotransferase codes for MAHKNYSRREFIWRNSLTGLGAVLTPSFLTNKPPKAAATSSAMPIRSTSFLVTEPPALLGGKPVRTKDWPAWPLWKPEQDEKLLLEVIRSGIWSRDKVVSEFETRWASTVGAKRSLAVVNGTNAIITALAQLNIRGGDEVLVPPYTFIGTVAPILANGAMPVFVDVDPETFQIDPAKIEAKITPRTKAILPVHILGLPANMPQILSIAKKHNLVVIEDACQAHLAEINHQKVGTFGHAGCFSFQNSKNLAIGEGGAIVSNDEAFMDRCFSYHNYGNPYGTVAGAIGTGTLIQGTKLRLTEYQAAIGLAQLKRLDAETTTRNTNAAYLKNKIRHIPGIVPYKLYDSVTRGAFHLFPFRYQKEAFKGLSREVFLKALTAEGIPCSKGYATLNNMPYLNDAFQSKNFQKMYPKEMLSFRTYVERNHCPQNDRLCNEEAVWFTQNMLLGSQSDMDEIASAIEKIHANADKLLSQK; via the coding sequence ATGGCACATAAGAACTACTCAAGACGTGAATTCATCTGGCGAAACTCGCTAACGGGTCTGGGCGCAGTGCTAACCCCCTCTTTTTTAACCAATAAACCACCCAAAGCAGCAGCGACTTCGTCGGCCATGCCCATCCGCTCTACCTCATTTTTGGTAACCGAGCCGCCTGCCCTTCTGGGTGGAAAACCCGTCCGAACGAAAGACTGGCCTGCCTGGCCGCTCTGGAAACCCGAACAGGACGAGAAACTGTTGCTGGAAGTGATTCGGAGTGGAATCTGGTCGCGCGACAAGGTTGTTAGCGAATTTGAAACCAGGTGGGCCTCAACCGTCGGAGCCAAACGGTCGCTGGCGGTTGTCAATGGCACCAATGCGATCATAACAGCGCTGGCCCAGCTTAACATCCGGGGTGGCGATGAGGTATTGGTGCCACCCTACACGTTTATCGGCACGGTTGCCCCTATACTGGCCAATGGGGCTATGCCTGTGTTTGTCGATGTCGACCCTGAAACGTTTCAGATCGACCCGGCCAAGATTGAAGCTAAAATAACCCCACGCACCAAAGCCATTCTGCCCGTTCATATTCTGGGACTTCCGGCCAATATGCCGCAGATTCTGTCCATTGCGAAAAAACACAATCTGGTCGTTATTGAAGATGCCTGTCAGGCGCACCTGGCCGAAATCAATCATCAGAAAGTAGGTACGTTTGGCCATGCGGGTTGTTTCAGTTTCCAGAACTCGAAAAACCTGGCCATTGGCGAAGGGGGAGCCATTGTCAGCAACGACGAAGCATTTATGGATCGCTGTTTTTCATACCACAACTACGGCAACCCATACGGCACCGTTGCCGGAGCCATCGGAACCGGAACGCTCATCCAGGGCACTAAACTTCGGCTGACCGAATACCAGGCCGCCATTGGTCTGGCGCAACTGAAACGGCTCGATGCCGAAACCACGACCCGCAACACCAATGCGGCTTATCTGAAAAACAAGATCAGGCACATTCCGGGTATTGTTCCCTACAAACTATACGACAGCGTTACCCGCGGGGCATTTCACCTGTTCCCGTTCCGCTACCAGAAAGAAGCCTTCAAAGGACTTTCGCGCGAGGTGTTTCTGAAAGCCCTGACTGCCGAAGGCATTCCCTGCTCGAAGGGATACGCTACGCTCAACAACATGCCGTATCTGAACGATGCCTTTCAGTCGAAGAATTTCCAGAAGATGTATCCGAAAGAAATGCTCAGCTTCAGGACTTATGTTGAACGAAATCACTGCCCGCAAAACGACCGACTCTGCAACGAAGAAGCGGTCTGGTTCACCCAGAACATGCTGCTCGGCTCCCAATCGGACATGGATGAAATTGCCAGTGCCATCGAAAAAATTCACGCCAATGCGGATAAACTGCTAAGTCAGAAATGA
- a CDS encoding neutral/alkaline non-lysosomal ceramidase N-terminal domain-containing protein, translated as MKYIRWFVGSLLLLSLMAGSVWSKGWKAGVAKEIITPKEPQWLAGYASRTHPSDGKLHDLWAKALVLEDESGQRAVLVTTDMLGFPKDLSDPIRERLKKQYGLSKAQIILNSSHTHSGPVLGHALQDIYPLDASQQAIIDRYTRWLEDQLVMLVGNALKQLEPVSLAAQNGVTRFQVNRRNNKEGALLEQTELKGPNDYAVPVIKITTATGKLKAIVFGYACHPTVLDLYQWSGDYAGFAQIELEKAHPGTTALFFQGAAGDQNPLPRRTVSLARQYGRELAAAVDRVLEEPMRPLEPHLKTAYSEIELPLSAPPTEAELRKTASETTPYLKRWATRLLAEQKRGKPFVRSYPYPLQIWQLGNQPILSFGGELVIEYALVCKKRFGPDIFVMGYNNDVMGYIPSATILQEGGYEGASSQMVYGLPSVWASSVPNLIYDEINRLAEEVGIPVSK; from the coding sequence ATGAAATACATACGTTGGTTCGTCGGTAGTCTACTGCTGCTGAGTTTGATGGCAGGATCGGTCTGGTCAAAAGGCTGGAAAGCGGGGGTAGCCAAAGAGATTATTACGCCCAAAGAACCACAATGGCTGGCGGGCTATGCGTCCCGTACGCACCCATCCGACGGGAAACTCCACGATTTATGGGCAAAAGCACTAGTGCTGGAAGACGAATCGGGCCAGCGGGCGGTCTTGGTTACGACCGATATGCTGGGGTTTCCGAAAGACCTGTCGGACCCCATTCGGGAACGCCTGAAGAAACAATACGGTCTCTCAAAAGCCCAGATCATTCTGAACAGTTCGCACACGCATTCGGGGCCAGTGCTAGGCCATGCGTTGCAGGATATTTATCCGCTGGATGCCAGTCAGCAGGCCATCATTGACCGCTATACCCGATGGCTGGAAGATCAGCTTGTAATGCTGGTGGGCAATGCCCTAAAGCAGTTGGAACCCGTTTCATTGGCTGCTCAGAACGGTGTAACGCGCTTTCAGGTAAATCGGCGCAACAACAAAGAAGGAGCTTTGCTGGAACAGACCGAACTGAAAGGCCCTAACGATTATGCCGTTCCGGTCATTAAGATCACGACCGCAACCGGCAAGTTGAAAGCCATTGTGTTTGGCTATGCCTGCCACCCAACGGTGCTCGACCTATACCAGTGGTCGGGGGATTACGCAGGATTTGCGCAGATCGAACTGGAGAAAGCGCATCCCGGAACAACGGCCCTGTTTTTTCAGGGTGCCGCTGGCGATCAGAATCCACTCCCCCGCCGAACGGTGTCGCTTGCCCGGCAGTACGGGCGCGAATTGGCGGCTGCCGTAGATCGGGTACTGGAAGAGCCGATGCGCCCCCTCGAACCACATCTCAAAACCGCTTATTCCGAAATCGAACTTCCGCTCTCAGCTCCACCAACCGAAGCCGAACTACGCAAAACCGCCAGCGAGACAACACCTTACCTCAAACGCTGGGCAACTCGCCTGCTTGCCGAACAGAAACGGGGCAAACCGTTTGTCAGGAGTTATCCTTACCCGTTGCAAATCTGGCAGTTGGGCAATCAGCCAATTCTGAGTTTTGGCGGTGAGTTGGTTATCGAGTATGCACTGGTCTGCAAAAAACGCTTCGGGCCTGACATTTTCGTGATGGGTTACAACAACGATGTCATGGGCTATATCCCTTCCGCTACCATTTTGCAGGAAGGTGGCTACGAAGGAGCTTCGTCTCAGATGGTCTATGGCCTGCCGAGCGTCTGGGCATCATCGGTCCCGAATCTAATCTACGACGAAATAAACCGGCTCGCTGAAGAAGTGGGCATTCCCGTAAGCAAATAA
- a CDS encoding high-potential iron-sulfur protein, producing MNPSYSRRKFMAVGTSVFGLSLLLSRCRSKSSSDAKESATAIDPCTDFSGVSETDLKTRKKLGYVDQSPRPESKCGNCNLWLPPKAGKACGGCMLFKGPVHTTGYCTYWAPQSN from the coding sequence ATGAATCCATCGTATTCACGACGAAAATTCATGGCTGTGGGAACATCCGTTTTCGGCTTATCGCTGTTGCTGAGTAGGTGTCGGTCAAAAAGCTCTTCTGATGCCAAGGAATCAGCAACGGCAATCGACCCCTGCACCGACTTTTCGGGCGTTAGCGAAACCGACCTGAAAACCCGCAAAAAGCTAGGCTACGTCGATCAGTCGCCCCGGCCCGAATCGAAGTGTGGTAACTGCAACCTATGGCTTCCGCCCAAAGCGGGCAAAGCCTGTGGCGGGTGTATGTTGTTTAAGGGGCCTGTTCATACAACGGGCTACTGCACGTACTGGGCTCCTCAAAGCAACTAA
- a CDS encoding Gfo/Idh/MocA family oxidoreductase: METNRRDFLKKTGLGLLASTPLSVYAQTPDELQAIAEQAQRTSPQVFNMSGYAAPKLDIVRVGIIGIGNRGIGAVERLNKLEGVSIKALCDLRRERVNLAKSKIDPNGHKPELYSGSTDVWKKLAERTDLDLVYILTPWAYHTPMAVFAMNHGKHVCVEVPAAKTLDECWQLVETSERTKKHCMMVENCCYDFTELLNLNLARHGFFGEIAHCEAAYIHNLQELVFSKNHFYQMWELNEMSQRKGNLYPTHGLGPVCQVLNINRGDQMDYLTSMSSNDFVLGKMAKELAANDDFYKPYANKSFNGNMNTSTIRTKKGKTIMVQYDVSSPRPYSRIQLISGTKAVALKYPEPARYSTGHEWMNEKEVKELETKYMPPIVKKMGEIAKNVGGHGGMDFLMDWRTIDCLRNGLPLDQDVYDAALWSSVGPLSAWSVAHRSSSIDVPDFTGGSWQTNKPVDISMTKGGTTQAKV, from the coding sequence ATGGAAACGAACCGTCGGGATTTTTTGAAGAAAACGGGACTGGGGCTACTGGCAAGCACTCCGCTTTCGGTATATGCCCAAACACCCGATGAGCTACAGGCTATTGCCGAACAGGCCCAGCGAACCTCACCTCAGGTGTTTAACATGAGCGGCTACGCAGCTCCAAAACTCGACATCGTTCGGGTCGGGATTATTGGTATTGGAAACCGGGGCATTGGAGCTGTTGAGCGCTTGAATAAACTGGAAGGTGTCTCCATAAAAGCCCTGTGCGATCTTCGGCGCGAGCGTGTCAATCTGGCGAAATCGAAAATTGACCCCAATGGGCACAAACCCGAACTTTATTCTGGTAGCACTGATGTCTGGAAAAAACTGGCCGAACGCACCGACCTCGACCTGGTCTACATCCTTACCCCCTGGGCCTATCATACGCCAATGGCGGTGTTCGCGATGAATCATGGGAAGCACGTTTGCGTGGAAGTCCCGGCAGCTAAAACCCTCGACGAATGCTGGCAACTGGTCGAAACTTCGGAACGAACCAAAAAGCACTGCATGATGGTCGAAAACTGCTGCTACGATTTCACCGAACTGCTTAACCTGAATCTGGCCCGGCACGGATTCTTTGGCGAAATAGCCCACTGCGAAGCGGCTTATATCCACAACCTGCAGGAGCTGGTTTTCTCGAAAAACCACTTCTACCAAATGTGGGAACTGAATGAAATGAGCCAACGGAAAGGGAACCTCTATCCAACGCATGGCCTGGGTCCGGTTTGTCAGGTACTGAACATTAACCGGGGCGACCAGATGGACTATCTGACGTCGATGTCGAGTAACGATTTTGTGCTGGGCAAGATGGCCAAAGAATTGGCAGCCAACGATGATTTCTACAAGCCCTACGCCAACAAGTCGTTTAACGGCAACATGAACACCAGCACCATCCGCACCAAAAAAGGAAAGACCATTATGGTGCAGTACGATGTATCGTCTCCCCGACCCTACTCCCGCATCCAGCTCATTAGTGGTACCAAAGCCGTAGCCTTAAAATACCCCGAACCAGCCCGTTACTCAACGGGTCATGAGTGGATGAACGAGAAAGAAGTGAAAGAACTGGAAACGAAATATATGCCCCCCATTGTGAAGAAAATGGGCGAAATTGCTAAAAACGTGGGTGGTCATGGTGGCATGGATTTCCTGATGGACTGGCGTACGATCGACTGCCTGCGGAATGGATTGCCGCTTGATCAGGACGTGTACGATGCGGCACTCTGGAGTTCGGTGGGGCCGTTGAGTGCCTGGTCGGTAGCGCATCGGTCCAGCTCAATCGACGTACCTGACTTCACGGGTGGCTCCTGGCAGACGAACAAACCCGTCGATATTTCGATGACGAAAGGCGGCACTACGCAGGCTAAAGTGTGA
- a CDS encoding sugar MFS transporter codes for MATLSIDAGALSKRETTISIFLVGLMFFIFGFISWVNSILIPYFKIACELTSFQAYLVAFAFYIAYFIMSVPASYLLKAVGFKKGMMVGFWAMALGAFIFVPAAMTRTYTVFLLGLFTIGIGLAILQTATNPYITILGPKERAAQRISMMGICNKAAGILSPLIFAAVILRPTDTDLFAQLNTMSASERGAALDELVRRVIMPYSVLGTFLFVLGYLVYRSPLPEIDTEHENTEVATANAGKNSILQFPHLILGAVAIFLHVGTQVIAIDTVIGYANSMGIDLLEAKTFPSYTLTCTICGYLIGIITIPRFISQVNALRFCTLLGTVFTLLIIFAKGSVTFLGHTADLSIWFVVLLGLANSLVWAGIWPLALDGLGRFTKIGASILIMGLCGNAIMPLFYGYFADKFDVRMAYWVLFPCYLYLVYYALYGHKIKRWSI; via the coding sequence ATGGCAACTTTAAGCATTGATGCGGGTGCGCTTAGCAAGCGGGAAACCACCATTTCGATCTTTCTGGTCGGGCTGATGTTTTTCATCTTTGGTTTTATATCGTGGGTCAATTCCATTCTGATTCCCTACTTTAAAATTGCCTGTGAATTGACCAGTTTTCAGGCCTATCTGGTAGCCTTTGCGTTCTACATTGCCTATTTCATCATGTCGGTTCCGGCGTCGTATCTACTCAAGGCCGTTGGGTTCAAAAAAGGGATGATGGTTGGGTTCTGGGCTATGGCGCTGGGTGCGTTTATCTTCGTACCGGCCGCCATGACCCGCACCTACACGGTGTTTTTGCTGGGTCTGTTTACAATTGGCATCGGGCTGGCAATTCTGCAAACCGCCACCAATCCATATATCACCATCCTTGGACCGAAAGAGCGGGCTGCCCAGCGAATCAGCATGATGGGTATCTGCAATAAAGCCGCCGGTATTCTGTCTCCGTTGATTTTTGCCGCCGTTATTCTGCGCCCCACCGACACCGATCTGTTTGCTCAACTCAATACCATGAGCGCATCTGAACGCGGGGCAGCCCTCGACGAACTGGTTCGGCGGGTCATCATGCCCTATAGTGTGTTAGGCACCTTTCTGTTCGTTTTGGGCTATCTGGTCTACCGCTCTCCACTGCCGGAGATCGACACAGAGCACGAAAATACCGAAGTTGCCACCGCCAATGCCGGGAAAAACAGCATTCTTCAGTTTCCCCACCTGATTCTGGGTGCCGTTGCTATTTTCCTGCACGTAGGCACGCAGGTCATCGCCATCGACACAGTGATTGGGTATGCCAACTCGATGGGCATCGACCTCCTGGAAGCTAAAACGTTTCCGTCGTACACCCTAACCTGCACCATTTGTGGCTACCTGATCGGCATCATCACCATTCCCCGGTTTATCAGTCAGGTCAATGCGCTGCGTTTCTGTACGCTGCTCGGTACGGTGTTCACGCTCCTTATTATTTTCGCCAAAGGTTCGGTGACGTTTCTGGGCCATACGGCCGATCTGTCGATCTGGTTTGTGGTGCTGCTGGGCCTGGCCAATTCGCTGGTATGGGCGGGCATATGGCCACTGGCACTCGACGGACTGGGACGTTTCACCAAAATCGGTGCTTCCATCCTGATTATGGGCTTATGCGGCAATGCCATTATGCCCCTGTTTTACGGTTATTTTGCCGATAAATTCGATGTCCGTATGGCCTACTGGGTACTTTTCCCCTGTTATCTGTATCTGGTTTATTATGCCCTGTATGGCCATAAAATCAAACGCTGGAGTATCTGA
- a CDS encoding PVC-type heme-binding CxxCH protein translates to MKWFGLLLVTGLCLSCSHYKDALSPDDALNSFTLADEQLGVSIFAAEPQVLDPVEMAFDEEGNAFVVEMPDYPTKPENGQWNGTIRMLTDTNGDGRMDSSLVFADNLSEATSILPWQGGLLVTAAPSIWFLKDTTGDHRADIREVLFTGFFADNSEAQITNLRYSIDNWIYASNTGREGEIRFMRNPKAPAVSVKGGDFRFRLDRGQFEIESSNGQFGLAIDNWGNRFFTENSLHIQQAPIPARYLYRHKHLPAVEATVNISDHAPIMVQETPAPYWRAERTKRRNQQFAEANLDRKEYADDHFTGASGGTFYGGDGLPKEYYGSVFTGDVAGNLVHRDVLTTSPTSPAFVASRGSQEKEHEFLASTDPWFRPVNFTVGPDGCLYVIDMYRQHIETPTAIPDDLKEEMDFTNGRTQGRIYRIAPKTHNAATVRPKLRSKSSAELIPLLAHPNQWWRLQAHRLLLEKQDKSTIPALRTMAAKHPDSQARLHAFFVLEGLDALDASLIVQGMQDIQPEIRAYGAMQAERFSACLPQLIDKASDSSARVVFQTSLSLGQFSSPTVVPALARILEKYGRDRWFRTAILSSESGSSVALAKQLVQNGVIFKTETPYADAFLHDLAFVIGSRKRGNETAELLALFDKQPHWKAIASKGVAEGQTRTV, encoded by the coding sequence ATGAAATGGTTTGGTTTGCTACTGGTTACGGGTTTATGCCTGTCCTGCTCGCATTACAAAGACGCGTTATCGCCCGACGATGCCCTCAATAGCTTTACCCTTGCCGACGAACAATTGGGCGTAAGCATCTTTGCCGCCGAACCGCAGGTGCTCGACCCCGTTGAGATGGCCTTCGATGAAGAGGGCAATGCTTTTGTTGTTGAAATGCCCGATTACCCGACTAAACCCGAAAACGGCCAATGGAACGGTACCATTCGGATGTTGACCGATACCAACGGCGACGGACGGATGGATTCGTCGCTCGTTTTTGCCGATAATCTGTCGGAAGCGACCAGCATTTTACCCTGGCAGGGCGGCCTGCTGGTGACGGCTGCGCCCAGCATCTGGTTTCTGAAAGATACGACGGGCGACCATCGGGCCGACATCAGAGAAGTGCTTTTTACGGGATTCTTTGCCGATAATTCCGAAGCACAGATCACCAACTTGCGCTACAGTATCGATAACTGGATATATGCATCCAATACTGGTCGGGAAGGCGAAATCCGGTTTATGCGAAACCCGAAAGCACCCGCTGTTTCGGTGAAAGGGGGTGATTTTCGGTTCCGGCTCGACCGGGGGCAGTTTGAAATCGAATCCAGCAACGGCCAGTTTGGCCTCGCCATCGATAACTGGGGCAACCGCTTCTTCACCGAAAACAGCCTACATATACAGCAGGCACCAATTCCCGCCCGGTATCTATATCGGCACAAGCATCTGCCTGCCGTTGAAGCAACTGTCAATATTTCGGACCATGCCCCCATTATGGTTCAGGAAACCCCCGCTCCGTATTGGCGGGCCGAACGCACAAAACGACGCAACCAACAGTTTGCCGAAGCCAACCTCGACCGGAAAGAATATGCCGACGATCATTTTACGGGCGCTTCAGGTGGCACGTTTTACGGTGGAGATGGTTTGCCAAAGGAGTATTATGGTTCTGTTTTCACGGGCGATGTAGCCGGTAATCTGGTACACCGCGATGTGCTCACCACTTCGCCCACCAGCCCTGCATTTGTTGCCAGTCGGGGAAGTCAGGAAAAAGAACATGAGTTTCTGGCATCTACCGATCCCTGGTTTCGACCAGTCAATTTTACGGTCGGGCCCGATGGTTGCCTATACGTGATCGATATGTATCGGCAACATATTGAAACCCCAACGGCCATCCCCGACGATCTTAAAGAAGAAATGGATTTTACGAATGGCCGCACACAGGGACGGATTTATCGCATAGCGCCAAAAACCCATAACGCGGCTACTGTTCGGCCAAAACTACGCAGCAAATCCAGCGCCGAACTGATTCCCTTACTCGCCCATCCGAACCAGTGGTGGCGGTTGCAGGCACATCGGTTGTTGCTCGAAAAACAGGATAAATCGACAATTCCAGCCCTACGAACAATGGCAGCGAAACACCCTGATTCTCAGGCCCGGCTCCATGCTTTTTTTGTTCTCGAAGGATTGGATGCGCTGGATGCCAGTCTGATCGTTCAGGGTATGCAGGATATACAACCGGAGATCAGAGCGTATGGCGCGATGCAGGCCGAACGGTTCTCGGCTTGTTTACCGCAACTGATCGACAAAGCCAGCGATTCATCGGCACGGGTGGTGTTTCAGACGAGTTTGAGTCTAGGACAATTTTCTTCTCCAACTGTTGTACCTGCGCTGGCACGTATCCTGGAAAAATACGGTCGGGATCGTTGGTTCCGAACAGCCATTTTAAGTTCTGAATCGGGCTCGTCGGTAGCGTTGGCTAAGCAGTTGGTACAGAATGGCGTAATCTTCAAAACCGAAACCCCTTATGCGGATGCTTTTCTGCATGATCTCGCCTTTGTCATAGGCTCCCGAAAACGCGGTAACGAAACCGCCGAACTACTGGCCTTATTCGATAAACAACCGCATTGGAAAGCCATTGCCTCGAAAGGTGTGGCAGAAGGCCAGACGCGTACAGTATAG
- a CDS encoding Gfo/Idh/MocA family oxidoreductase: MKNASHEPTTDTRREFIRKTLVGTAALSAGGILPGFSPQSYARILGANEKVRVGVMGVNSRGLALSSNFALQPNCEVATICDVDTRAAEKAISTVAGLQSGKPSNQPDFRKALDNKDMDALVIAAPDHWHAPAAILASKAGKHVYLEKPCSHNPHEGELLVAAAAKYKNVIQMGNQRRSWPNVKLAIQDIQNGAIGRPYFAKGWYTNNRATIGIGKQAAVPAWLNYDLWQGPAPRRPYKDNVIHYNWHWFWHWGTGEALNNGTHMLDLMRWGLGVDYPNKVVSLGGRYRYNDDWETPDTQVISLTFDNNTAMTWEGRSCNGRTVEGSDVGVTFYGEKGSLVYGGGNAYKIFDLDNKLVKEVKNDLPIDPRNKMNPSQALDATHLQNFVDGIKKGTPLASGIVGGHQSTLLCQLGNIALRSGGTLEIDSKNGHILNNKAALKFWQRDYEKGWEPTV; encoded by the coding sequence ATGAAAAACGCTTCTCACGAGCCCACAACCGACACCCGTCGCGAATTCATCAGAAAAACACTCGTCGGCACTGCCGCCCTGTCGGCAGGCGGAATTTTGCCAGGATTCAGTCCGCAAAGCTACGCCCGCATTCTGGGCGCCAATGAAAAAGTCAGGGTTGGCGTCATGGGTGTCAATAGTCGCGGGCTGGCCCTGTCGAGCAATTTTGCTCTGCAACCCAACTGCGAAGTAGCCACCATTTGCGACGTAGATACGCGAGCCGCCGAAAAAGCCATTTCGACCGTAGCTGGGCTACAATCGGGCAAACCCAGCAACCAGCCCGATTTTCGAAAAGCCCTCGACAACAAGGATATGGATGCACTCGTGATTGCCGCTCCCGACCACTGGCACGCGCCAGCCGCCATTCTGGCCTCCAAAGCAGGCAAACACGTTTACCTCGAAAAACCCTGTAGCCACAATCCGCACGAGGGCGAACTGCTGGTAGCGGCTGCGGCAAAATACAAAAACGTGATTCAGATGGGCAATCAGCGTCGGTCGTGGCCCAATGTAAAACTGGCCATTCAGGACATCCAGAATGGAGCCATTGGCCGACCTTATTTTGCCAAAGGCTGGTATACCAACAACCGGGCTACCATCGGCATCGGCAAACAGGCGGCTGTTCCGGCATGGCTCAACTACGACCTGTGGCAGGGTCCGGCTCCACGTCGTCCGTATAAAGACAATGTCATTCATTACAACTGGCACTGGTTCTGGCATTGGGGCACGGGCGAAGCCCTCAACAACGGCACCCACATGCTCGATTTGATGCGCTGGGGTTTGGGCGTTGACTATCCGAACAAAGTGGTTTCGCTGGGCGGTCGCTATCGATACAACGACGACTGGGAAACGCCCGATACGCAGGTAATCAGCCTTACCTTCGACAACAATACGGCCATGACCTGGGAAGGGCGTAGCTGTAATGGGCGCACCGTTGAGGGCAGCGATGTAGGCGTTACGTTTTACGGCGAAAAAGGATCGCTGGTATATGGCGGTGGCAATGCCTACAAAATCTTCGACCTCGACAATAAACTCGTTAAAGAGGTAAAGAACGACTTACCGATCGATCCCCGCAACAAAATGAACCCCTCACAGGCGCTGGATGCCACTCACCTTCAAAATTTTGTCGATGGTATCAAAAAAGGAACACCGCTGGCATCGGGTATTGTGGGTGGCCATCAGAGCACACTACTTTGTCAGCTCGGCAACATAGCCCTGAGGTCGGGGGGAACGCTGGAAATCGATTCGAAAAACGGGCATATTTTAAACAACAAAGCCGCGCTTAAGTTCTGGCAGCGCGATTATGAGAAGGGCTGGGAGCCGACGGTGTAG
- a CDS encoding Gfo/Idh/MocA family oxidoreductase — translation MNPSPSRRTFLKQTAQASTALLLGPEFILPKPSAATGKRVGIIGLDTSHSTAFTKALNGPDAGDRFLSYKVVAAYPQGSKDIESSTSRIPAYTDEVKKLNVEIVDSIADLLKKVDVVLLETNDGRLHREQALQVLKAGKRVFIDKPIAASLTDAIAIFDASKKYNIPLFSASSLRHIKGIEKVDKSQVVGADTFSPAVLEKTHPDFFWYGIHGVETLYTVMGTGCKQVVRVHTDGTDIIVGTWADGRVGTVRGTRTGKHDYGGTVFTKSGNLILGPYGGYEPLLDDIIHYFETGQVPVSPDETIEIFAFMEAADESKRRGGAPVTLESVLAKAKQ, via the coding sequence ATGAACCCATCACCTAGTCGAAGAACATTTTTGAAGCAAACCGCACAGGCCAGCACCGCTCTGCTCCTGGGCCCTGAGTTTATCCTGCCTAAGCCCTCAGCGGCAACGGGGAAACGAGTGGGCATTATTGGGCTCGATACGTCGCATAGCACCGCTTTTACCAAAGCGCTGAACGGTCCCGATGCTGGCGACCGGTTTCTGAGCTATAAAGTAGTGGCCGCTTACCCGCAGGGGAGCAAAGACATTGAAAGCAGTACGTCGCGGATTCCGGCCTATACCGACGAAGTGAAAAAGCTAAATGTCGAAATCGTTGATTCAATTGCCGATCTGCTCAAAAAAGTGGACGTTGTCCTGCTCGAAACCAACGATGGCCGACTCCACCGCGAACAGGCCTTACAGGTACTTAAAGCGGGGAAACGTGTCTTTATCGACAAGCCTATTGCGGCCTCTCTAACGGATGCTATCGCCATTTTCGATGCATCAAAAAAATACAACATCCCCTTGTTTTCCGCTTCGTCGCTTCGGCACATCAAGGGTATCGAAAAAGTCGATAAAAGCCAGGTGGTTGGTGCCGACACTTTTAGTCCGGCCGTACTCGAAAAAACCCACCCCGATTTTTTCTGGTATGGCATCCATGGAGTCGAAACACTCTATACGGTCATGGGAACGGGGTGCAAACAGGTGGTGCGGGTGCATACCGACGGTACAGACATTATCGTAGGCACCTGGGCTGATGGGCGCGTAGGCACCGTTCGGGGTACACGTACGGGCAAACACGACTACGGCGGAACGGTCTTCACCAAATCGGGAAATCTCATTTTAGGGCCTTATGGTGGTTACGAGCCTTTGCTGGACGACATTATCCACTATTTCGAAACTGGACAGGTTCCCGTATCGCCCGACGAAACCATTGAGATTTTTGCCTTTATGGAAGCTGCCGACGAAAGCAAACGACGCGGAGGAGCCCCCGTTACACTGGAAAGCGTGCTGGCGAAGGCAAAGCAATAA